cctttacgcatccatgtggaggggggatatggtacggcctaagaaagaccaggccgaggtaaaagaggtcgccgcagaagaagccgatgcagaaaattttttacaaattacttgcgcagaatatacgctcaaacgtacatcggagcccataccacggcatagactacgctgggggcaaattgatggggcatattctgcaccgctgaccaagtcaacatattgagcaaggtcaaagatatccacagcaagtcaacgacttaggcaGCCTAGCCGATGCGACCCATCGGCTCTGTCGGCTGGGTCTCGGCATGTCAACTGCCACaaagggacacatacccgcgtactcatatccaagacccctcggcggtgagtcaacagggcccgccggcctgccataggtccctcggccgaggggtagatcagtctttccacctgctagccacttggccacttggccactacgtgacaaaaggtgaaagtctataaatactcctcaaccttcattgaggaaaggatccacaacttaacctaagaaacactattcatctggtattatcttccttatctctctacaatatacattcagccaagtaacaacaacttatcccttaagtttactgacttgagcgtcggagtgagtacgcttggcacaaagccaagccctcagttcgttcattgttgcaggagaggccgagaggaacgataaagacaagaaggattcaactcaagacattattctacaagccacagGTGGTagcaatacttgctctggaattacacccggaacaatatgaAATTGGTTTCTTACTGGTTTCATGTTAGGAAAATGAGAGAAAAAGGGGGACTACATAGAAAGTATGAAACTTTTACCATTgagaaaaaataaaaggtttCATAATTAATTATGTGGGTTGATGTGTCAATGATAAAGTTTAGTATGGAACTTCAACTATTGCTATTACCCTAAGTACATGACCATTTCTAATCTTCCCGGCTTCCAGCATCTCATGTCTTTGGTTTTTGGTTGGTCAACTGGTCTTACTTAAGATCGTCTTATCTTAAATGCCTTGAAATCACTCCCAATATTCTTTTCTTTCCACCTTTAGTTTAACTAGCGTAGGTGTAAGACCCATCTTATATTAAGACGATCTTAAGTTTTGGTTTTAATTTCGTCATCCGGTCATCTTTGGTCCATGTATATATATCTGATCCATTTAAACCTAGTGAACTTCAACAGTCAACGGGGTCAACGGTGAAACACCACATCATAATTCATACACTGCCTGGCTAATTAAAGAATATCACAATCTAAGAGGATGTATAATTGCACAAGACATAGTTTCGCGAATAGCAAGTTAGGTTATTGTTCGATCCTTGTTCGATGTATATTTACTCGAATTCAACTAAATGATCGAACATATGATTAAGAGATAAGGTGAGCACAATACTTAATTACAAATATATTAATCACCTATTCGCTATTTCAAGAGGACATGTACTAATGAATACGAAGTATCATTTATTTAGCTTGTTGAATTGATGATGGATCATACAATAGAaaattaaaaatacataacattggATTTGAGCTGATCAATACAATGTTTAATTTGATCACTTGCTATATATAATCCAATGCTCACATaaccaactttttttttttagttacCAGAGAACCCGCAACAGCTGTCTTTCTCTCCGAGCATAGGTGGTGATAATAATAGTGATGAGAAAATATTGTCCAAGAGATTAGATGATGAATAAGTGTTAATTAAGCACTGAGAGTGCTTGAGGCAAAGCTTCACAATTAGACACCGGCAAATTAGTTTCAATCTTACAATCAACCCTAGCCAAACTTTGAAGAACATGATCATCTTTCTCCTTGTTCAAAGAGATCATGTTAATGAGGGATTGTAGGACTGTTTCGAGATCTTCGCCGTCGGTCCATTCATGGATCTTAGCACTTATGAGATTTGGTTTGCTTAAGATGACATCCCAAAGAGGAAAATTCTTCCTTGGCATGCAATGATCTCCATCTCTTAGCTTTATGCTAGGGCAATGATCTCCATTTCCATCACCTAAATAAATGAATGTCTTGTTCTTTTCATTACACAAGAGCTTTTCCATCACTTGGCCCTATATTGTCATGGACAAGAAAACATAAACATATGTGGTGATAAATCAATCTTTTCTTTATTGTTGAGTAAACTAATTAAAATAGCTCATATTATAAATGTGGTACATACAAGACATCCACTAGGCAATGATTGATCCACAAAAGACAAATTTTTAACATTCTACAAACTGTTATGAAAAACGGTCTCTCACTAAAGCTATCGTAAAATGACATTTTTTTCGAATCCATTTATATGCATTCATAACCATTTTATTATTAATCATAACTCGAATTGATTCTTTTATTTCGTACGTACATGCATGCATGTTTTTACAATAATAAGTGTGCTTATTTGATCGTAAATTGTCACTATTTTTATAGTAAACATTTTATATATATTACATACACCCATTTTATTACttttaatactatttttattttaaattgtaaaataatCGTCACGCTATCAATTTCAAGATAATATTTTCCCTTAGGTGACTTATTCTTAATTAATCTTTGATGATAAATTAAACAAAAAGCTTCTTGAAATATTTCGtttttttaaaatgaaaatttaatttctTATTAAAAAATGAAAATTCAGAAGAAAGATCATGTACATTTACTATCTAAAATATTTATACTATTAACATCACGAAATTTAAAATGGATGAGAAATTTTCCAATCGTATTAATTTGTACTCCGTAATATTCTTAAATttcaaaaatgaaaatgaaaataaagtGTACCTTGCACATGTTAGGGGGACAAAGAATGTTATCACAACCATGAGGAGTTGTAGTAAAATCATGATGAGGAATTATCCTTAGCCTTCCTTCTTCATCGACAAAGCCTGAATTTGTATGGATTTCTGTAAAATAATCACCTAGTTCATGGTGATTTAGGATAGTCTCTATAAAGAACTTGTTAGCATCACTTAATATCCTCAAATCGCACCTGAAATTAATAAAACCATATACACACGTTATAAATTAAAGTGTTTTGTTGACGCATTTTAGATTCTTAATTTATCTATGATAAattattttacaagttttaagctACATGATAAATTTGtttgtcctttttatttttatatcTGTAGACATACGGTCTACGGAGTAACAAGTAAGCTTGAAATACTATTTTGTCAtgatttcagaaaaaaaaaatagaattctatttataaaatattttGTTAAATTTGTGGACATCTGGTGCAATGTTACATTTTTAAAtaagttttgattagtttttaACAAGCTTAAATATTGTAATAGGTGTAACACCTTATTACCTTGTACTCTGTATTTATAAAATCCGAATTTTTTAAAAAATAGAATTCTATTTATAAAATACGAGTTTTGAAATTTTGCCTTAGTTCCTTAGAATCTCATACAATAATAACTAACACCTTATTACCTTGTACTCTGTATATTTTCAtcgtttttatataattttttcccTTAGCCACTCCGTCCTagttaattatttacattttatattTTACTAATTTAAGGAAATAAATGTAATCATATCGAGACATTGTCTTATCTAATTTGGACACGTGGATGTTGGGCTAATTTACATTTTATTTTACTAATTTAAGGAAATAAACGTAAATTATATCGAGACATTGTCTTATCTAATTTGGACGTGGGCTAGGTAATAGCTTTATCGTACGTGAAATCGTAAATAGGAGGAGCAAGAAGCATATACCCAGCATCATATGCCGATTTGATAGCAGGAATTATACGAGCATGCATAGGAGTTTTCTTTAGCACTTCCACCATGTCTTCTATCTTCACTCCTTTCTCATGCATTTCTTTCAACATGTGATCCTGCATTTTAAACACAAATTTGCTCTCAACAATTATTCTAAATGCTAGGAAAGACACCTAGAAAAACATAATACTCGTAACATAATCCCACATTACGTACATAAATAATTTTACACGAAAATTTCATAACATTATACGAGTACCAGATTACCAGCTAACCAGTAATGataaacaaaaggaaaaaaaaaagtcttGTAACTCTATTTTAGTAACTTAAATATAATAACGACCAACAAGTTTAACTTGTACATAATAACTGTTATATAATGTGAGCTGAAAAATTTCGGGTAATTTtaatattcaaaaactttatTGTCCGAGGGGGTAACGAGCGCCTCTATTAACCCCCCTTGACCTCGTGACTGAAAACCAGTCATgtaagaaataaattaaaatatggtTTCCTACAAGTAGGTTCATTTTCTTTAGGAGGAAACCCTAGATTATTTCATATTTCATTCATTGCTAAATCATATGACCACAATTATGAAAACTAGAGCAAAGTTAGAGCAAAAAACCATGGCAGAATTCCAAGGCATGGTAGGAAGAAGCTTGTAAAACAAATCTTCATAACCCAATTCACCTAAAACCCAATTATCGGTATCACAATCGACAATCGTCTTGTCGAAATCAAAAACAACCATAATATTAGCCATTTTAAGAGAACCCATGATATATTTTTCCTTAATAATGAAATTATTAGTTAAAATGTGTTCAATTGTGTTGTATTTAGAGGCAACCTAAGGTGGGTTTATATAGGAGATAATGTTATACGTATGTTAAACAAAAGTTATGCTATAGGAATATTATTAGGCATTTACGTGCATGATGCATCAATTGATGTATGGTGATATAAGAAAAGCCATAAAGTTGATTTATTTTTGGTGGTTTAACTTTAGATGGAAAAGGATAACAAACATAAATGATATGGTTTTTAAAGTGTATATTAGAGACAAAAATTTGTGGAAGTTAATGGAGTAGGAACTGTGGATTCTTCATTAAGGTgatgaagaaaaataaaagtAGGGATGGAGAACCTTGCTTAAATGATTTGCATTATATTTTAGTGTTTTTAGGccaacttctttttttttagggttgGGTAAAGTTTGATTTAGTTGAACTAAATTAACTCTAATAAATGACAACAAGATCGGACTCCTAAATATATTATTCTACTTTCAATACACAAGATTTAACGGAGAACAAGTTCTGGTCGATTCAGGCATTCATACATCACATGTCACAAATAAAAATCGagatttgtatttttttttcttaatacCATTATCATTTACGTTTATATTCCACACAATGTCACAATACACAAACATTTACATAATCCCCTTAGAGTATAAATTATGATTATCATCATTATGTATTTTATATCAAGTCCTCCTTGTACAAGTATCATTACAAAATGGAAGCTACTAATAAACAATTAATAATTCTAGATGTTAACTAGCTTAGTCGGTCTTTCTGGAAAATCCTCCTTGATAAATCCTCCCTCGCTGCCAAAGCTCTCCGTAGTAAATATCTCACCCCCGTTCCTCGGTCTTTCTCCTACGGCTCACACATTTGGAAAAATGTGGGTGTTGGATGGAATCTTCTCAAAAACCACTTGTCTTGGTCCATTGGTGACGGCTCTTCCATTGGGCTTTGGGATGACCCTTGGTTATGCCCCGGGCCCCTCAGAGCCATCATCTCTGGACCCTTAAACCTCCCTTCCTCTACCGCGAAGCTGAGCTCCATCATCTCTAACGGATCCTGGTCCCTTGACTCTCTTGACTTTGTCCTCCCTGATCACATTGCCCTTCTTATCCTTTCCCTCCCCATTCCCTCCTCTCCTAGGCCGGACCTTCTCACCACCTCCCTTGCCCCCAAAGGTAAATTCTCTACTGCCGAAACCTATCTGTCCCTTTCTAGCCCTCTCATCCCCCCTACCCCTCCTCTTAGCTCTCTCCCCCCCGACCTGTCTTGGCTTTGGGACCTCCATACCCAACCCAAGATCAAAGTTTTTATCTGGCTTGTTTGGTGGAACAAGCTTCCCCACAAGGTTTCCCTCTTTGCTAGAAACATCCTTCCGAGCCCGTCTTGTTCCCTGTGTCACAGTCCCTCCATCCCTGAGACCTCCCTCCATGTCCTCCGCGACTGTAGCCTTGCCTTGGACACCTGGACTTCCCTTGATGTCCACCCTTCTTTCTTTACATCGAACCTTCACCAGTGGATCTTCGAGAACTGCAATTCTCCCTCTCCTAGCTGGAACACACTCTTCACCTTTTCTATCTGGCGCCTTTGGCTTAGGCGCTGCGACCTGACTTTTTCTCCTCCTCCCTCTCTGACCTCTCCCCCCCTTTTTTCCTCCATTATCTCTCAATCCACTACCTGGACCCTTGCCAATGCCCGCTCTCCTACCACCCCCTGTACCAGTACCATCCCACTTGATGCCTTTAGCTATCCTGTTAGCTGGGCCCTTCCGCCGCTTGGTTGGCTTAAAGCCAACGTTGACGCGGCTCTCTCTCCCTCTTCTTGTTTAGCCAGTTCGGGGTGTGTCATTAGAGATTGTCATGGGTCTTGGGTTCTTGGTTGGTCTACCCGGTTCCCTGGTACTTGCCCTTTCCTTAGTGAGGTCCGTGCTATCCGTGATGGGATTCTACGTTCTAGTGTCCTTGGGGACAATGTTCTGATTGCCTCTGATTGTCTTGATGCCGTTAGTGCCATCCTCCGTCCTATTGATCCGTGTGGTCCCTTTGCTAATATTATTCTTGAGTGTAGGGCCCTCTTGCAGGACTCTCCCCATTTGAAGCTGGTGTTTGAGAAGAGAACGGCGAACCGTGTGGCGGATGCTCTTGCTCATTACTCCGTCTATGATGTTAGCCCCGCACTAGGTTGTTTTGAGTGGGCATTTGCCCCTCCTTTTGTTGTTGATCTTTGTAATACAGACTTTGTTTTGGCCTGCACGCCTCTCTCCCCCGACCCGCCCCCTTGATGTAACCTAactctttttatttatttatctatgttctttctttccaaaaaaaaaaaaactagcttAGTCGGTAAGTCACTAAAGATAATACTCAGGACTTTAGTTCAAACTACTTCAACATTAGAATCACCCTTACTCCCTTTACGCAACAAATTAAAAGATATAA
The Silene latifolia isolate original U9 population chromosome 11, ASM4854445v1, whole genome shotgun sequence genome window above contains:
- the LOC141611007 gene encoding inorganic pyrophosphatase 2-like — its product is MGSLKMANIMVVFDFDKTIVDCDTDNWVLGELGYEDLFYKLLPTMPWNSAMDHMLKEMHEKGVKIEDMVEVLKKTPMHARIIPAIKSAYDAGCDLRILSDANKFFIETILNHHELGDYFTEIHTNSGFVDEEGRLRIIPHHDFTTTPHGCDNILCPPNMCKGQVMEKLLCNEKNKTFIYLGDGNGDHCPSIKLRDGDHCMPRKNFPLWDVILSKPNLISAKIHEWTDGEDLETVLQSLINMISLNKEKDDHVLQSLARVDCKIETNLPVSNCEALPQALSVLN